A genome region from Arthrobacter sp. V1I9 includes the following:
- a CDS encoding O-succinylhomoserine sulfhydrylase: protein MTFNEDAAGWSPDTQAVRGGLDRTNFQETSEAVFLNSGFVYESAAAAERAFTGEDERFVYSRYGNPSVATFQERLRLLEGTEACFATASGMSAVFTALGALLAAGDRVVAARSLFGSCFVILNEILPRWGVETVFVDGPDLEQWRDALSQPTTAVFFESPSNPMQEIVDIAAVSELAHAAGATVVVDNVFATPLLQRCGKFGADVIVYSGTKHIDGQGRVLGGAILGTKEFIDGPVKQLMRHTGPSLSPFNAWVLTKGLETMALRVNHSSASALQLAEWLEQQPAVSWVKYPLLKSHPQYELAAKQMSAGGTVLTLELATTGGRSGKEAAFALLDGLRIIDISNNLGDSKSLITHPATTTHRAMGPEGRAAIGLSDGVVRLSVGLEDVDDLIGDLEQALKQI, encoded by the coding sequence GTGACCTTTAACGAAGACGCCGCCGGCTGGAGCCCCGACACCCAGGCCGTCCGTGGCGGACTTGACCGCACCAATTTCCAGGAAACCAGCGAGGCGGTGTTCCTGAACTCAGGGTTCGTGTATGAATCCGCGGCTGCGGCAGAGCGCGCTTTCACGGGCGAGGACGAGCGCTTTGTGTACTCCCGCTACGGCAACCCCTCCGTGGCTACCTTCCAGGAGCGGCTCCGCCTCCTCGAGGGCACCGAGGCGTGCTTCGCGACAGCGTCCGGCATGTCCGCCGTCTTCACCGCCCTGGGTGCCCTGCTGGCTGCCGGCGACCGCGTGGTTGCCGCCCGCTCGCTGTTCGGTTCCTGCTTTGTGATCCTGAACGAAATCCTGCCGCGCTGGGGTGTGGAGACAGTGTTCGTGGACGGCCCGGACCTGGAGCAGTGGCGCGATGCCCTGTCCCAGCCCACCACCGCCGTCTTCTTTGAGTCGCCGTCCAACCCGATGCAGGAAATTGTGGACATCGCCGCTGTCAGCGAACTTGCGCACGCGGCAGGTGCCACGGTGGTGGTCGACAATGTCTTTGCCACTCCCCTGCTGCAGCGGTGCGGAAAGTTCGGCGCGGACGTGATTGTCTACTCCGGGACCAAACACATCGACGGTCAGGGCAGGGTGCTGGGCGGCGCCATCCTCGGCACCAAGGAATTCATTGACGGCCCGGTCAAGCAGCTTATGCGCCACACCGGCCCGTCGTTGTCCCCCTTCAACGCCTGGGTGCTCACCAAAGGCCTTGAGACGATGGCCCTCCGCGTCAACCACTCTTCGGCTTCAGCCCTTCAGCTGGCCGAATGGCTGGAGCAGCAGCCTGCCGTGAGTTGGGTAAAGTACCCGCTGCTGAAGTCGCACCCGCAGTATGAACTCGCCGCCAAGCAGATGAGTGCCGGCGGCACCGTTCTCACCCTGGAACTCGCGACGACGGGTGGCCGCTCGGGCAAAGAAGCGGCCTTCGCGCTTTTGGATGGCCTGCGCATCATTGATATTTCCAATAACCTTGGCGACTCAAAGTCCCTGATCACCCACCCCGCCACCACCACGCACCGTGCGATGGGTCCGGAGGGACGCGCAGCCATTGGCCTGAGCGACGGCGTCGTGCGGCTTTCGGTTGGTTTGGAGGACGTGGATGACCTGATTGGCGACCTCGAACAGGCACTGAAGCAGATTTAA
- a CDS encoding TetR/AcrR family transcriptional regulator C-terminal domain-containing protein has protein sequence MPSPKTPGPAKGRAPKERLNRDLVLNKALELVDAEGLDALTMRRLGQELGRDPMSLYRYAENRAALLDGVSELVLNELPIHPEDPDWKAQLRHIAHNLRRLALEHPNVVPLLVTRPLSTPLGLRPLGTLRPLEQILALLIGAGFSPADALHVYRAYYGFLYGHLLNELQEFVVDPEENEVLLRLGLHRLPFKEFPHLRALAPALAEYDGEAELDQGITILLSGLEAQLIAQPKAPPA, from the coding sequence ATGCCCTCCCCGAAAACCCCCGGCCCTGCCAAGGGCCGCGCCCCAAAGGAGCGGCTCAACCGTGATCTGGTGCTCAACAAGGCATTGGAGCTGGTGGACGCGGAAGGCCTTGACGCGCTGACCATGCGCCGGCTGGGGCAGGAGCTGGGCCGGGATCCGATGAGCCTTTACCGCTACGCAGAGAACCGGGCGGCGTTGCTCGATGGCGTTTCGGAGCTCGTTCTCAACGAACTGCCCATCCACCCGGAGGACCCCGACTGGAAAGCCCAGCTTCGGCACATCGCGCATAACCTTCGGCGGCTCGCGCTCGAACATCCCAACGTGGTGCCGCTGCTGGTGACGAGGCCGCTCTCCACTCCGCTGGGTCTGCGCCCGCTGGGCACCCTGCGCCCGCTGGAGCAGATTCTCGCCCTGCTGATTGGCGCCGGATTCAGCCCTGCCGACGCCCTCCACGTCTATAGGGCCTACTACGGGTTCCTCTATGGCCACCTTCTGAACGAACTGCAGGAGTTCGTGGTTGACCCCGAAGAGAATGAAGTGCTGCTTCGGCTAGGGCTGCACCGGCTGCCGTTCAAAGAGTTTCCCCATCTCCGTGCGTTGGCTCCGGCGCTCGCCGAATATGACGGCGAGGCTGAGCTGGACCAGGGCATCACCATCCTGCTTTCCGGCCTCGAAGCGCAGCTGATCGCGCAGCCAAAAGCTCCCCCCGCTTAG
- a CDS encoding low molecular weight protein-tyrosine-phosphatase, translating into MNSMSSPYRVIAVCTGNICRSPMAELMLAAALEREGLDSVVTVDSAGTTGYEAGRPIDPRAARRLSVTQLLSDKHVAREWQPGWFRERNLILALDIDHYAWLSQSAPDQESRNKIRMLRSFDPRQAGKDLLDQGIEDPWYGGQADFDAVWHQIHAALPGLVNHIKGAVIKDAQLLRR; encoded by the coding sequence ATGAACTCAATGTCGAGCCCATACCGCGTTATTGCCGTCTGTACCGGAAACATCTGCCGGTCCCCTATGGCCGAGCTGATGCTCGCCGCGGCGCTGGAACGCGAGGGGCTGGACAGCGTAGTCACAGTAGACTCCGCGGGCACCACCGGCTACGAAGCGGGCCGGCCGATAGACCCGCGGGCCGCGCGCCGCTTAAGCGTCACGCAGCTCCTCTCCGACAAACATGTGGCCCGGGAATGGCAGCCGGGATGGTTCCGCGAACGTAACCTGATCCTGGCGCTGGATATCGACCATTACGCCTGGCTGAGCCAGTCCGCGCCGGACCAGGAGTCCAGGAACAAGATCCGCATGCTCCGCAGCTTTGACCCCCGGCAGGCGGGAAAGGACTTGCTGGACCAGGGCATCGAAGACCCCTGGTACGGCGGGCAAGCCGATTTCGACGCCGTCTGGCACCAGATCCACGCCGCGCTGCCCGGGCTCGTAAACCACATCAAAGGTGCCGTCATCAAAGATGCCCAGCTCCTGCGCAGATGA
- the pabB gene encoding aminodeoxychorismate synthase component I, whose amino-acid sequence MSPAPVIIAVDGRSGAGKTTLAVELAARLRAHHKVSLFHLEDIYPGWNGLMAGVDRYVAAVLEPLSRGDAATWTSWDWEKRYDGDIRVTLPAEIVIVEGVGSAAAPARPHLSAVIWADSPEEVRRARALDRDGGTYEPYWDQWAAQEEEWLSADDVPRHADLRVLNRADGSAPTDVLQLLPYLPALATVLSPELSSRRGLSLTAERLELRPDAAMLFSMLYGSSPNAVWLDSSNAATGAGTGADQPGSAAAERSRFSIMADDGGLSGQLVIHCSGESQISAGCATATVEGPFFRWLDTVWGGAAVRTPEGYPGEFTLGWLGCLGYELKRETGGADLSAPTPDAALIFAGRAVVLDHAEGTSWLLALDVPDSDQWLRDARAATEAASGRAAQAAVAAQAGGSNGVVLSQAPVFRSRDTADAYKEKIAAAQHEIAEGNTYEVCLTTSLTAKVPAAALDPWQTYLSLRRRNPAPFASYLRFRSLTVASTSPERFLKIASDGGMRAEPIKGTRRRASDPAEDGRLRLELETSLKDRAENIMIVDLLRNDLSHFAVPGSVTVSRLCAIESYATVHQMVSTIDGQLRRGSSRAEAVAACFPAGSMTGAPKISTMAILDRLEGDGRGLYSGAVGYFSLNGATDLAVAIRTLVIRDEGNGTAELTLGVGGAITADSDVDEEYEEIRTKAFGVLSTLGAEFPDA is encoded by the coding sequence ATGAGCCCAGCCCCCGTCATCATCGCCGTTGACGGGCGCTCCGGAGCAGGGAAAACAACGCTCGCCGTCGAACTGGCGGCACGGCTGCGCGCCCATCACAAGGTCTCGCTGTTCCACCTCGAGGACATCTACCCCGGCTGGAATGGGTTGATGGCCGGGGTTGACCGCTACGTCGCCGCCGTCCTCGAACCCTTGAGCCGTGGTGATGCGGCCACGTGGACCAGCTGGGACTGGGAGAAGAGATACGACGGCGACATCCGCGTCACGCTGCCCGCCGAGATCGTCATTGTTGAGGGTGTGGGCTCCGCTGCCGCCCCCGCCCGCCCCCACCTAAGTGCCGTCATTTGGGCGGACTCGCCGGAGGAGGTTCGCCGGGCCCGCGCGCTGGACCGTGATGGCGGAACCTACGAACCGTACTGGGACCAATGGGCGGCCCAGGAAGAGGAGTGGCTGAGCGCCGACGACGTCCCGCGCCATGCTGATCTACGCGTCCTGAACCGCGCTGACGGCAGCGCCCCCACCGACGTTCTGCAGTTGCTGCCGTACCTCCCCGCCCTGGCCACTGTTCTCTCCCCTGAGTTGTCCTCCCGCCGCGGCCTAAGCCTTACCGCGGAGCGCCTGGAGCTGCGCCCGGATGCGGCCATGCTGTTCAGCATGCTCTACGGCAGCTCACCCAACGCCGTCTGGCTGGACTCTTCCAACGCGGCCACTGGAGCCGGGACCGGGGCGGACCAGCCAGGGTCCGCAGCGGCGGAGCGCAGCCGCTTCAGCATCATGGCGGACGACGGCGGCCTGTCCGGCCAGTTGGTGATCCATTGTTCCGGCGAAAGCCAGATCAGCGCAGGCTGCGCCACAGCTACGGTGGAAGGTCCTTTCTTCCGCTGGCTGGACACGGTATGGGGCGGCGCAGCGGTCCGCACCCCGGAGGGCTACCCGGGCGAATTCACCCTGGGCTGGTTGGGCTGCCTTGGGTACGAACTCAAGCGGGAGACGGGTGGAGCAGACCTCTCCGCGCCCACCCCGGATGCCGCCTTGATCTTCGCCGGCAGGGCTGTGGTCCTGGACCACGCCGAGGGCACTTCCTGGCTCCTGGCTTTGGACGTCCCCGACTCGGACCAGTGGCTCAGGGACGCGCGGGCAGCCACTGAGGCGGCCTCCGGTCGTGCCGCCCAAGCCGCCGTGGCTGCCCAGGCGGGCGGCAGCAACGGCGTCGTACTTTCGCAGGCGCCCGTGTTCCGGAGCCGTGATACTGCCGATGCCTACAAGGAGAAGATTGCTGCGGCACAGCACGAAATCGCCGAAGGAAACACCTACGAAGTTTGCCTGACCACGTCACTCACGGCCAAGGTTCCCGCCGCAGCGCTGGATCCGTGGCAAACGTACCTGTCCCTGCGCCGCAGAAACCCCGCCCCCTTTGCCAGCTACCTGAGGTTCCGCAGCCTGACCGTGGCCAGCACCTCGCCCGAACGCTTCCTGAAGATCGCGTCCGACGGCGGCATGCGCGCCGAACCCATCAAGGGAACCCGCCGCCGCGCCTCCGATCCGGCGGAAGACGGCCGGCTGCGGCTCGAGCTCGAAACGTCCCTGAAGGACCGCGCAGAGAACATCATGATCGTTGACCTGCTGCGGAACGACCTCAGCCATTTCGCGGTCCCTGGCTCCGTGACCGTGAGCAGGCTCTGTGCCATCGAAAGTTACGCCACCGTCCACCAAATGGTCAGCACCATTGACGGCCAGCTGCGGCGTGGATCATCCCGCGCGGAGGCTGTGGCGGCGTGCTTCCCTGCCGGCTCCATGACCGGCGCTCCCAAGATCAGCACCATGGCCATCCTGGACCGGCTGGAAGGCGACGGACGGGGGCTGTACTCCGGCGCCGTCGGCTACTTTTCGCTGAACGGCGCAACGGACCTCGCCGTCGCCATCCGGACGCTGGTGATCCGCGACGAAGGCAACGGAACCGCGGAACTGACCCTCGGCGTCGGCGGCGCCATCACGGCCGACTCGGACGTCGACGAGGAGTACGAGGAGATCCGGACCAAGGCCTTCGGTGTCCTCTCGACACTCGGCGCGGAGTTTCCGGACGCCTGA
- a CDS encoding DUF1737 domain-containing protein, which translates to MSDAPAPEERLSYRLVTGPDDRSFCERVSTALAEGYVLHGSPAATSNGGKVIVAQALVLPAAIASADAAVATAVDDLESAGDDLEFDGEGHA; encoded by the coding sequence GTGTCTGACGCACCTGCCCCTGAAGAAAGACTCTCCTACCGGCTCGTTACCGGGCCCGATGACAGGTCTTTCTGTGAACGGGTTTCGACCGCCCTGGCCGAGGGCTATGTGCTTCACGGCAGCCCTGCCGCCACGTCCAACGGCGGCAAGGTGATTGTTGCGCAAGCCCTGGTTCTTCCGGCAGCCATCGCTTCCGCCGATGCAGCAGTTGCTACCGCCGTGGATGACCTCGAATCCGCGGGCGACGACCTTGAGTTCGACGGCGAGGGCCACGCATGA
- the cls gene encoding cardiolipin synthase — MLWPFSLAGSAPTWTVVLLAVADLVIRVLALGIIPGNRRPTTAMAWLLGIFFVPFLGIILFLLFGNFKLSSRRREQQQQVNERVRAGISSLADVESDYPGPEWVRSAAELNRRLGSLPMVDGNSVDLIPGYPDSILHMTQAVRKAKKFVNAEFYIMSTDHITNDLLTALEEAAERGVEVRVLFDHIGTLRVKGYNRLLKRLRASKIQWKRMLPLLPIHGQWRRPDLRNHRKIMVIDGEIAFTGSQNLIEPSYNNPRHRKAGREWVELMARLHGPIVTTLNVVFATDWLSETDESLEHQLQLPANVHPGNVTAQVVPSGPGFITENNLRLFNTLIYSAQHRISICSPYFVPDDSLLYAITTAAQRGVDVELFVSEKGDQFLVHHAQRSYYEALLEAGVRIYLYKAPSVLHAKHFTIDDEVAVLGSSNMDMRSFSLNLEVSVMLLGADIVTKMRAVEDTYRDISHELKLSDWLNRPLAARYVDNVARLTATVQ; from the coding sequence GTGTTGTGGCCATTTTCGCTTGCCGGTTCCGCGCCGACTTGGACCGTGGTGCTGCTGGCCGTCGCCGACCTGGTGATCCGGGTGCTGGCCTTGGGTATCATCCCGGGCAACCGCCGGCCCACCACGGCGATGGCCTGGCTCCTGGGCATCTTCTTTGTCCCGTTCCTGGGCATCATCCTTTTCCTGCTGTTCGGCAACTTCAAGCTGTCCAGCCGCCGCCGCGAGCAGCAGCAGCAGGTCAACGAGCGGGTGCGCGCCGGGATCTCGTCGCTTGCGGACGTGGAGAGCGACTACCCGGGCCCTGAATGGGTGCGGTCCGCCGCGGAATTGAACCGGCGGCTGGGCTCGCTGCCCATGGTGGATGGCAATTCCGTGGACCTTATCCCCGGCTACCCGGACTCCATCCTGCACATGACGCAGGCCGTGCGGAAGGCGAAGAAGTTCGTTAACGCCGAGTTCTACATCATGAGCACGGACCACATCACCAACGACCTGCTGACGGCCCTGGAGGAAGCGGCCGAGCGCGGCGTGGAAGTCCGGGTGTTGTTCGACCACATCGGCACCCTGCGGGTCAAGGGCTACAACAGGCTCCTGAAGCGGCTCAGGGCCAGCAAAATCCAGTGGAAGCGGATGCTCCCGCTCCTGCCCATCCACGGCCAGTGGCGCCGGCCGGACCTGCGGAACCACCGCAAGATCATGGTGATCGACGGCGAAATCGCCTTCACCGGCTCGCAGAACCTGATCGAGCCTTCCTACAACAACCCGCGGCACCGCAAGGCAGGCCGGGAGTGGGTGGAGCTGATGGCCCGCCTCCACGGGCCGATCGTCACCACCCTGAATGTCGTCTTCGCCACCGACTGGCTGAGCGAAACCGACGAGTCCCTGGAACACCAGCTGCAGCTCCCGGCGAACGTGCATCCCGGAAACGTCACCGCGCAGGTGGTTCCCAGCGGCCCGGGGTTCATCACCGAAAACAACCTGCGGCTCTTCAACACCCTCATCTACTCCGCCCAGCACCGGATTTCCATCTGCAGTCCATACTTCGTTCCGGACGATTCACTGCTCTATGCCATCACCACCGCCGCCCAGCGCGGAGTGGACGTAGAGCTTTTCGTTTCCGAAAAGGGTGACCAGTTCCTGGTCCACCACGCCCAGCGTTCCTACTACGAGGCCCTGCTGGAGGCCGGCGTCCGGATTTACCTGTACAAGGCTCCATCTGTGCTCCACGCCAAGCACTTCACCATCGACGACGAAGTGGCGGTCCTTGGTTCCAGCAACATGGACATGCGCTCCTTCTCGCTGAACCTTGAGGTGTCGGTGATGCTGCTGGGCGCGGACATCGTGACCAAGATGCGCGCCGTGGAAGACACTTACCGGGACATCTCGCATGAGCTCAAGCTGTCCGACTGGCTCAACCGGCCGCTGGCAGCGCGCTATGTCGATAACGTGGCGAGGCTGACGGCAACCGTCCAGTAA
- a CDS encoding rhodanese-like domain-containing protein: MSYAGDLTPQEAWDKLEQGAILVDVRTEGEWAHIGIPDTKATDNDPLFIQWTFPGGIPNPDFITHLTQQAPEDASAELVFLCRSGQRSIAAAIAATRAGFTSYNVLEGFEGEPDRYGERTVNGWKNRGLPTNLGKN, from the coding sequence ATGAGCTACGCAGGAGACCTGACGCCCCAGGAGGCATGGGACAAGCTGGAGCAGGGCGCCATCCTGGTGGATGTGCGCACCGAAGGCGAATGGGCCCACATCGGTATCCCGGACACAAAGGCCACCGACAACGATCCGCTGTTCATCCAGTGGACGTTCCCGGGGGGCATCCCCAACCCGGATTTTATTACTCACCTGACGCAGCAGGCGCCGGAGGACGCTTCGGCCGAACTGGTATTCCTGTGCCGCTCGGGGCAGCGTTCCATCGCGGCCGCCATTGCTGCCACCCGGGCCGGCTTCACCTCCTACAACGTGCTGGAGGGCTTCGAGGGCGAACCCGACCGGTACGGCGAACGCACCGTCAACGGCTGGAAGAACCGCGGCCTGCCCACCAATCTCGGAAAGAACTAA
- a CDS encoding methyltransferase domain-containing protein has translation MSAQQPEDDVYTHGHHESVVRAHAARTAENSAAFVLPHLAPGAEVLDVGCGPGSITCDFAALVNPGKVTGLDRSPDIIAQAKALAVERGVANVEFVAGNIYDLDFEDETFDVVHAHQVLQHLTDPVEALREMRRVAKPGGIVAIRDADFHGMSWYPAIPELDEWMELYQRIARRNGAEPDAGRRLVSWAQSAGFTDVAPTSSNWLYATGQQRRWQARVWGERVLHSAFAEQALEYGFANPADLARISAGWHRWGSTDDGWFLIPNGEVIARA, from the coding sequence ATGAGTGCGCAGCAGCCCGAAGACGACGTTTACACGCACGGCCACCACGAGTCGGTGGTCCGCGCCCATGCCGCCAGGACCGCCGAGAATTCCGCGGCCTTTGTCCTGCCGCACCTCGCCCCCGGGGCAGAAGTGCTCGACGTCGGCTGCGGCCCGGGCAGCATCACCTGCGATTTCGCCGCCCTGGTCAACCCCGGGAAGGTCACCGGGCTGGACCGCTCCCCGGACATCATTGCCCAGGCAAAGGCGCTCGCCGTTGAGCGCGGGGTAGCCAACGTCGAGTTCGTGGCCGGGAACATCTACGACCTCGACTTCGAGGATGAAACGTTCGACGTCGTTCATGCCCACCAGGTGCTGCAGCACCTGACCGACCCCGTGGAGGCGTTGCGGGAGATGCGCCGCGTCGCCAAGCCAGGCGGGATCGTAGCCATCCGCGACGCCGACTTCCACGGCATGAGCTGGTACCCCGCCATCCCGGAGCTTGATGAGTGGATGGAGCTTTACCAGCGGATCGCGCGGCGCAACGGTGCAGAACCCGACGCCGGCCGGCGGCTCGTCAGTTGGGCACAGTCGGCGGGCTTTACCGACGTCGCGCCCACCAGCAGCAATTGGCTCTACGCCACCGGGCAGCAGCGGCGCTGGCAGGCCCGCGTCTGGGGCGAGCGCGTGCTGCACTCCGCTTTCGCCGAGCAGGCGCTGGAATACGGCTTCGCCAACCCTGCCGACCTCGCGCGGATCTCGGCAGGCTGGCACCGCTGGGGATCCACCGACGACGGCTGGTTCCTGATCCCCAACGGCGAGGTCATCGCACGGGCGTAG
- a CDS encoding LysE family transporter, whose protein sequence is MQFSLWLALAGAGALISFTPGAGAINTMSNSLNAGFRRSIWGILGQQAALVIHVVIVALGVGVLVASSPVAFNVIRYAGAAYLVYLGIRQFLTKPDLEQEKIAGLRNEPAWSIFRRGLWVNLLNPKAIVFFLAFMPQFIRPEQPLLAQYAVLTATVVAIDILVMWFFFAAAARSFERFTHSARGQLILNRAFGVLFVAVGILLALIH, encoded by the coding sequence GTGCAATTCTCCCTTTGGCTCGCCCTGGCCGGTGCCGGTGCCCTGATCAGCTTCACGCCTGGTGCCGGAGCCATCAACACCATGAGCAATTCCCTGAACGCCGGCTTCCGCCGCTCCATTTGGGGCATCCTCGGCCAACAGGCAGCACTGGTGATCCATGTGGTGATCGTGGCCCTTGGCGTCGGGGTGCTGGTGGCCAGCTCGCCTGTGGCCTTCAACGTCATTCGTTATGCCGGCGCCGCGTACCTGGTCTATCTGGGCATCAGGCAGTTCCTCACCAAGCCGGACCTCGAGCAGGAGAAAATCGCGGGCCTCCGGAACGAGCCCGCCTGGTCCATTTTCCGGCGCGGACTTTGGGTGAACCTGCTGAACCCGAAGGCGATCGTATTCTTCCTCGCTTTTATGCCCCAGTTCATCCGCCCGGAACAGCCCCTCCTCGCTCAGTACGCAGTACTCACCGCTACAGTCGTGGCCATCGACATCCTGGTCATGTGGTTCTTCTTCGCGGCCGCAGCCCGGTCCTTCGAGCGGTTCACCCATAGTGCCCGAGGGCAGCTGATCCTTAACCGTGCGTTCGGCGTGCTGTTCGTGGCTGTGGGAATCCTGCTGGCTTTGATCCACTGA
- a CDS encoding aminodeoxychorismate lyase: MTSPAPVVLVFLDPAFPDGRLADASKPQLLVTDQGATRGDGIFETMLAVDGKVRKIQAHLNRLAGSAEALDLAIPSEQVWRRAIATALSEHRAQHQPASGSDDELVVKLVVTRGAEGASAPTSWVQVSPVGAAGRRQREAGIDVILLDRGYDSDVAERAPWLLLGAKTLSYAVNMAALRHAHKQGADDVIFISSDGRVLEGPTSTVLMAHVETADDGTSVKRLITPQLDSGILAGTSQGALFAAAKAAGWELGYGPLEPQDILDADAVWLISSVRLLAPVNSIDGKDVGTPAVQKELTAELNELFASIA; this comes from the coding sequence ATGACCTCTCCAGCTCCTGTTGTTCTCGTGTTCCTCGACCCGGCTTTCCCGGATGGGCGGCTTGCCGATGCGTCCAAGCCGCAGTTGCTCGTGACGGACCAGGGCGCCACCCGGGGTGACGGGATCTTTGAGACCATGCTCGCAGTGGACGGCAAAGTGCGGAAAATCCAGGCCCACCTGAACCGCCTGGCGGGTTCCGCCGAGGCACTGGACCTCGCCATTCCAAGCGAGCAGGTATGGCGCCGCGCCATCGCCACTGCCCTGTCCGAACACCGCGCCCAGCATCAGCCTGCTTCCGGGTCCGACGATGAACTGGTGGTCAAGCTCGTGGTGACCCGCGGAGCCGAAGGCGCCTCAGCCCCCACCTCCTGGGTACAGGTTTCCCCTGTCGGAGCGGCCGGGCGCCGCCAGCGCGAGGCCGGCATCGACGTCATCCTCCTCGACCGGGGCTACGACAGCGACGTTGCCGAGCGTGCCCCGTGGCTGCTGCTCGGCGCCAAGACGCTCTCCTACGCGGTCAACATGGCGGCGTTGCGGCATGCCCACAAGCAGGGTGCCGACGACGTCATCTTCATCTCCTCCGACGGCCGCGTCCTGGAGGGCCCCACGTCGACTGTGCTGATGGCCCACGTGGAAACGGCCGACGACGGTACGTCCGTCAAGCGCCTCATCACACCGCAGCTGGACAGCGGTATCCTCGCGGGCACCTCCCAGGGTGCCTTGTTCGCCGCCGCCAAAGCGGCCGGCTGGGAACTGGGGTACGGTCCGCTGGAGCCCCAGGACATTTTGGACGCCGACGCTGTCTGGCTCATTTCGAGCGTGCGCCTGCTTGCTCCGGTGAACAGCATCGATGGCAAAGACGTGGGCACCCCGGCGGTGCAGAAAGAGCTGACCGCGGAACTGAACGAGCTGTTTGCCAGCATCGCGTAG
- a CDS encoding MarR family winged helix-turn-helix transcriptional regulator, whose amino-acid sequence MAGKESPATPGPPVGEGPHPLVRLLQEFTLEANRYVDTAGGRKDMHRTDLNALAVIMRHTANGGTVTPGLLRKELNLSSPATTALIDRLDSSGHVVRERDSSDRRQVHLRMTPKAFQDGGAIFAPLSRRMGSAMADFSQGELETVTRFMTAMVEATVAAREESSSAPKQAAPSVVLTEPNDT is encoded by the coding sequence ATGGCAGGCAAGGAGAGCCCGGCCACCCCTGGTCCTCCTGTGGGCGAGGGGCCACACCCGCTGGTTCGGCTCCTTCAGGAGTTCACTCTCGAGGCCAACCGCTACGTGGACACAGCCGGCGGGCGCAAGGACATGCACCGGACGGACCTGAACGCGCTGGCCGTCATCATGCGCCATACCGCGAACGGCGGGACGGTCACGCCGGGGCTCCTCCGGAAGGAGCTGAACCTCAGCTCCCCCGCCACCACAGCCCTGATTGACAGGCTGGACAGCTCCGGACACGTGGTGCGCGAACGGGACAGCTCCGACCGCCGGCAGGTCCATCTTCGGATGACGCCCAAGGCATTCCAGGACGGGGGCGCCATCTTCGCTCCCCTTTCGCGCCGGATGGGCAGCGCCATGGCGGACTTCAGCCAGGGGGAACTGGAAACAGTGACCCGTTTCATGACGGCCATGGTGGAAGCCACGGTGGCCGCGCGGGAAGAATCGTCCAGCGCACCCAAGCAGGCCGCGCCAAGTGTCGTTTTGACGGAACCAAACGACACTTAG